In Nitrospirota bacterium, the DNA window GGCTGACCGCGCAGCCCGACACGCATCTGCCTATAAAAAACAGGGCCAGGCGAATCCATTTTGATAAGAAGGCCAATCAAAACACACAGTGGCAGCAGTAGCACCATGCCAATGGCCGAGAGCATCACCTCTACAGCCCTCTTCAACCCCATTGTTAAGACTCGCCGCTGAAATCCTGTTGAGAAGATGAGCGCACTCGGTCGAAGCTGGTCGATTGATAGACGCCCTGACTCCTCCTCATACATTTGATGCCCGTCAATCACCTTGATACCGATGGTTTTGCAATCGAGCAGGGCTTGAACAGGAAGAACCGACCGTCGATCTTCTACGCACACCGCAATAGTATGAACCTGAAATTTCTCAACTACCTCACAGAGGTTCTCATACGTACCAATGATCTGAGGACTCCCTAAGTGAGAACTTGTTTGCGACGGCTCTCGATCAATGAATCCGACCACTTCCATAGTCATGCGGCGCTTTGTCACAAGGATATGATACACTTCGGATGCGAGCTGGCCACAACCAAGGATAACCACGCGTCGCTTAAGGCTGTATGGCCTTCGCTTAGGACCAGGCATCTCCCTCAAACTAGGAATGATCACAGCAGCAACTTTCTCCATCTCTACTTTCCCTCGACATACCGACTGCCAACTTGATCATCGTAATGGCATTGGTAGGATGGGATGCTCATCGATTCAATCCCGGCAAGTATAATCCCAACCTGGCATTGAGGACGCAGAGCTTTCAGCGCCTTCTCCACCACATCACGACTCGTTTTACCCGCTAGAATCACAAACACCATCACATCAGCCATGCGTGAAAGGAAGTTGAGATCTGCCAATGGGAACACGGGCGGAGCATCAAGAATAATTTGATCAAACCGAGGGCGTATCTCATCGAGCAATTGCTCGAGCTGACGAACCTTCGATAACTCGATGACTTTTTCACTCCGAGTCCCTGCGGGCAACACCCAGAGCGGAATGTCTCCCATCTTATGAAGACATTCGTCAATAGTGTGGGTACCAGCCCAATAGTCAGCTAAACCCGGCCCAGAAGGCATTGCTAAATACTTGCTCACCGCAGGTCGTTTAAGGTCACAGTCAATGATAAGCGTCCGCTTATCCAAGCCCTGCGCAAAAATATGCCCAAGATTTATGGCTGTGGAGCTCTTGCCTTCTCCCATTACAGAACTGGTAATTAAGGCGACTGACTGTTTCTGCCCCGTTGACATCAGTGCCAACCGTGTTGCCGCGACCCGATATTGTTCCGCGATCATAGAGTTTGGCCACCACTTGGAAATGAGATTCCATGAGGCCTCTTCCTGAGCGGGAACACCTTTTGTTAATGCGGTCGAGGAAGATCCATTTCGAACTTCCTTCCCATAGGAAAGCAGGGGAGTTTTTTTATTTCTCTCAGATTGGGAGATCGGCCCAGAAAGTGTGGGAGAAACCGGCATGCTCCACTTGGCACCTGGCAATGTGCTAAAGGATGGAATCCCCGCGAGTATGGGGAGGCCCAATAGACTTTCCGCTTCCTCCGGTCGTCTAAATGATGGTCGCAGCACCTCAACTCCAAACGCAGATCCAAAACCAACCCCAAACCCAACAACCAACCCGCCGAGAAGGATAAGCAGGGGATTGGGTGATTCAGGAGTGGCAGGGAGATTGGCGGGATCAAGGATACGAAACTGTTCTCCCTTTTGGCGTTTTTCCAAGTTCTCTGCAAGCCGAGCGTTCAATCTCTTGTCGAGCAACGATTGATAATTCTTTTGCATATTGTCATAGTCACGAATCAAGATCATGAGCTCTTGCTCTCGAGCAGGCACCCGTTCCACCCGGCCTTCATACTGCTTGACCTGCTCGACTAAACGGCGGAGCCGTTCCTTCAGAACCTCCAGTTCATTTTTCGCTTCATCTCGCTGCCGCATCTGGTCTCGAAGCATCGGATCTATCAACTTGGCCGACCCAGCCTTAACTTCGTCCTTCGAGACTCCATACTTA includes these proteins:
- a CDS encoding TIGR03013 family PEP-CTERM/XrtA system glycosyltransferase, with the protein product MPGPKRRPYSLKRRVVILGCGQLASEVYHILVTKRRMTMEVVGFIDREPSQTSSHLGSPQIIGTYENLCEVVEKFQVHTIAVCVEDRRSVLPVQALLDCKTIGIKVIDGHQMYEEESGRLSIDQLRPSALIFSTGFQRRVLTMGLKRAVEVMLSAIGMVLLLPLCVLIGLLIKMDSPGPVFYRQMRVGLRGQPYMIWKFRSMYSDAEKSGPRWAEKQDPRISRVGRILRKLRIDELPQLYNVLRGEMSLVGPRPERPVFVDELRKKIPYYDIRHTVRPGVTGWAQTQFRYGSTAEDAHTKLQYDLYYVKNMTLALDFRILTETARVVLLGEGAR
- a CDS encoding Wzz/FepE/Etk N-terminal domain-containing protein, with the protein product MELTMNSSTELGFQDYLGIVRRRKWLIASIATVSMVIAVVLCFVLPKSFRSTTMVLVESQKIPESYVKSGVEGTLEGRMNSIQQVVLSRSLLSQIAQEFNLFQPDASPEQRESVVSGMRKSTRVITAETGHLKGKNTIEAFSISFAHEDPNIAMRVTERLASQFIEQNVKIREQMLEGASGFLEQELHLAEAKLEDQERLISDFKSKYMGELPQQMEANLRSLDRLQMDVNSTRENIQTAINRITILEKQVNESASSARTQGATEAASSTQGRGGDPLIARLAELERALTSLSAEYRETYPDIVQTRQEIEAVKDQLATKYGVSKDEVKAGSAKLIDPMLRDQMRQRDEAKNELEVLKERLRRLVEQVKQYEGRVERVPAREQELMILIRDYDNMQKNYQSLLDKRLNARLAENLEKRQKGEQFRILDPANLPATPESPNPLLILLGGLVVGFGVGFGSAFGVEVLRPSFRRPEEAESLLGLPILAGIPSFSTLPGAKWSMPVSPTLSGPISQSERNKKTPLLSYGKEVRNGSSSTALTKGVPAQEEASWNLISKWWPNSMIAEQYRVAATRLALMSTGQKQSVALITSSVMGEGKSSTAINLGHIFAQGLDKRTLIIDCDLKRPAVSKYLAMPSGPGLADYWAGTHTIDECLHKMGDIPLWVLPAGTRSEKVIELSKVRQLEQLLDEIRPRFDQIILDAPPVFPLADLNFLSRMADVMVFVILAGKTSRDVVEKALKALRPQCQVGIILAGIESMSIPSYQCHYDDQVGSRYVEGK